The window taaaatattaaagccCTTCTAAAATACTAAATGCTGatgaatttgtaaataaaatgttacattttaaacatcagcttttttttaaacccatcTAGGGGTGAACTGCAGTCACATAGATAATATATGACATTATCTAGTAGCACATTACTGGCTGACACATAGCAGAGATCCTTCACAAACCTCCATGGCAGCAGAAGATCTTCTCATCAATAATCGCAGCAATGGGCAGGCAATTAAAGCAGTCTGTGAATGTCTTCCAGAGCTTTATGTTGAACCTGCGTTTGCctgaggaaaaaattaagaaacgTGGCACAAAGAACAAATCAGACAGAGAACTAAATGATACTGGATTTCTTCATTGAAATTTGCATGTGAAAGTAAGGCTCTACTTTTGCAAAGGGAAACCaaagacagtaaaaataaatcatcagaTTTATAACTTAGTTTTGTAACtgaggaaacattttgtttgcaaatgCTGACAAGGCTCTCCTTGGCCACAGGCAAAACATAGGACTTCAAGGTGAATTATATGCACAACAAACGGGTGTGTTTTCCAACTTACACTCATCATAGAAGCCGTATATGCGATTGATGGAGGCACACTCGTGGTTCCCCCTGAGCAAGAAGAAATTTTCTGGGTATTTGATCTTGTAGGCAAGCAGCAGGCAGATGGTCTCCAGCGACTGTTTCCCTCTGTCCACGTAATCCCCCAGGAACAGGTAGTTGGCCTCTGGAGGGAAACCCCCATACTCGAATAGCCTCAGCAAGTCTGTGTACTGTCCATGGATATCACCTGGAATCATATGATCAGGCATCATATGTTATATGTTTAATTGACATCACAAACTCTACAATGACcctaacattttttaaaaacagaaggGATTAAATGAATATGGATTAAATACAAATTGCATGAAAATTGTTGTTTAACATACATGTATTTCATGacagaaatttattttttacagctcCAGTGTATAAACTGTGGTCCTTTTACATCACAGTAGTGTAATAATATACCATAATCTATTTGGTGCAAaattttattccaaaaaaactttacagtacaataaatgtgtgtatttgtacactTGAAAGCACaatttagcatttagcccacatttttatgttttgacaaCCATTCTCCACTGTGTAAGTCATAGTAATCAAGGGGTAAGTCATCCAAAAGGAACaaatatgtggaaaaaaaaaaaacaataaaattctCACCACAGATTTTGAGAGGAGCCTCCAACTCTAGCAGGATCGGCTGACTGAGGAAAATCTCCCTGGACTTGATGCAGAGCCCCCGCACCTCAGCCTCTGTCATCTGTACTATCTTCCCTGGACGACATCCTCGCACTGCAAGGCAAAAGTGCAAAGAGGTCAACACTCAACCTGGGGCTGATCCTTAAACAGGGATGAGTTTTAGACGCCAGATTCATCCATCAAATTCAACACTCAGTAATGACAAGTGATCAGGTACATTTTCAACTTGTAGGCTGAATCAGCAATAGACAAtaagcattgtttttttaaaaagtactttcTAATATATAATTAATGTATCTGTGTTATagccaaacacaaaaaaacagcattttgagcATTTCTAAACTGATATAAAATTAAAAGCCTGTTTTACACCAATGTAACAAAGACTTAAGTTTAGTCCACTGTGCTCTACTTGTATTAAAATGCCTCCCAATCACAATGGGAGTGATAGCATGTTCCAATCGCGTGTTCTCTTTCAAGCTCTTGTTTACTTTTGCATCAGCGTTCGCCATTAAACAGAGCTGACTGTTGCATTTGCTTTCGCTACTGGCCAGACATGCTTTTGCACCGGTCAACGCGGGCTGTTGTGACCTGGCAAGTGCAGGAATGACCAGATTGTTGGCTCAGCTGGAAGCGTATGAAAGAGGGCGGTTGGGGTCCGGGAGCGACGCGAGGTCTAGAGGACAGTTTTATGTCAAATGAATAAACAGCGAATTTGACGTATGTATGTGTCATGTGTTAGCTCTGGTCGTAACTGCATGcggattttcttttaaatactTTATCATTGTCAAACTGAAAGGgcaggcaaaaagaaaaaagaaaaaacccaaaacattaaaagaaaaatttaattaaaagaaaatagagtACATAGcaaataaacaatacaatacaataaataattaattcataTGAATCGtgctttaatttaaatttaaaaggtaACTAAATATAGGCACGATTAATTTGTAGGGTTTTACATATTTAGATGTCAAATTCATACATTTCAGGGATTAAAATGTCTGCGTTATGGAGGTTTTAGTGATCTCCCACGTAAGGGGGGTGTGTCCGGCCGACTTAGCAGCCTGCCATGCCAACGAGAACAGTTAACGTTACTTAGCAACCACAGCATTCCACGGTTCTTTTCTCCTTCCATGGCGTTCAGTTTTTGATTATAGAGAAAACACTAACACGCCTTTCGCTACTCGGATACTTTATTTGTCATAACGTTGCGTTATATTACCACTTAACGCAGTCAGCCCTCTTTCTCGGGCAGCGACGAGGGatcttttttttacagctaTCTCCAATTTTACGCGCAGTGTCGAgactaacgttagctagcatTCGAACATGAGCGAATAGGTAGCTCCTATGAACTGTGACATCACTATAACGTTTACATTACTCCCGGAGCAGAGCGCTGTTAACGCAACGGTTAGCTTTACGGGTCGCTGGTGACCACGGATAGCAACGGATGCAGGGCggtaaaaatctttttttttttttttttgtaggtgtCGTGAAGTTACTGGTAATAAACAAGAACGTacaattcagtcattttcttgataaagcacacagaaagacaaaatatcACAATGCTGCCCTACCTTCCAGTAATCGAGAGATGAGGCTGTCAACGTTCAACTCGCTTTCCGCCATGTTTCTCATACTCACGCAGGCAGGGCACTGGGCAAAATTGGCCCTGAATGTTGACTTGTAGGCTCAAAGAATTACCCCGTGTACGCACGCAGACGGTGATTTATGGATCATCCAGGTTAACAACGTTGttggaaagtacatttacagGTCACAGTTTTGGGGGTACTTGTTTATTATTGCAATACTTCCATTTTACTTATACTTCTACCCCactaaatttcatggaaatAAGTTTTACTCAACTACATTATTTAACAGCTACAATTAATAGttaattttctgatttctttttgtaaaaaaaagattttacatagaaaacataatcataataataacttCATTCTTGTAGCACTTATCAAAACGAGTTACACAGTCGTGGAGCAACAGTTACAGTAAGAAGGATataaattatgttaaaatacattaatacacagaaaaatgatACTAGATGATACCGCTGATAACAAACCCATGAGTTACTGTAGGGCTTCCGTCTCAggctttttaatgttttaagcTGACTGGTTTTAAGACAAGAATTATGTAAAAAGGGTGTTGaatatgcacttgatggctacatacattTTATAGTGCTAAAGACTGAGGCTGGAGCTGCATGCCCCAGACAAGTCTGCATCCTCACCAACTGATCCATGTAGAAGACttgtaaacaaagaaagagcATCTGGATTACAGTGTGGAGCTAGTTAGTCCTAGTGGCCTAttataatgatttaaaaaatgttaatcaggCTTTAACTCTGTTCGGCTCCTTACAGATagcttgtctttttgtttttttgttt is drawn from Xiphias gladius isolate SHS-SW01 ecotype Sanya breed wild chromosome 4, ASM1685928v1, whole genome shotgun sequence and contains these coding sequences:
- the LOC120788951 gene encoding serine/threonine-protein phosphatase PP1-beta catalytic subunit-like encodes the protein MRNMAESELNVDSLISRLLEVRGCRPGKIVQMTEAEVRGLCIKSREIFLSQPILLELEAPLKICGDIHGQYTDLLRLFEYGGFPPEANYLFLGDYVDRGKQSLETICLLLAYKIKYPENFFLLRGNHECASINRIYGFYDECKRRFNIKLWKTFTDCFNCLPIAAIIDEKIFCCHGGLSPDLQSMEQIRRIMRPTDVPDTGLLCDLLWSDPDKDVQGWGENDRGVSFTFGADVVSKFLNRHDLDLICRAHQVVEDGYEFFAKRQLVTLFSAPNYCGEFDNAGGMMSVDESLMCSFQILKPSEKKAKYQYGGVNSGRPVTPPRTTQAPKKR